A genomic window from Anaerolineae bacterium includes:
- a CDS encoding PIN domain-containing protein translates to MGRDDRSLPALRVFSDTNVIFSAIYGRYRDPGARNPAGASLTLCELGRARMVDLVVSDLVLEEARSVLRRKLPEAVPHLEGFIALSTKLVEAPDSDSVRRALGCVSDPADAPVLACAANCGCRFLVTLNPRHFPDRYGTMEVVTPGELIARVRRHLTGLEPLDLPDHRP, encoded by the coding sequence ATGGGTAGGGACGACCGGTCGCTTCCGGCTCTGCGCGTCTTTTCGGACACAAACGTGATCTTCTCCGCCATCTACGGCCGGTACCGCGATCCCGGAGCGAGGAACCCTGCCGGTGCCAGCCTGACCCTGTGCGAGCTTGGCCGTGCCAGGATGGTGGACCTGGTGGTCAGCGACTTGGTTCTGGAAGAGGCACGTTCCGTTCTGCGGCGCAAGCTGCCCGAAGCCGTCCCGCACCTCGAAGGGTTCATTGCCCTCTCCACCAAGCTGGTTGAGGCGCCGGACTCGGACTCAGTGAGGAGAGCCCTGGGCTGTGTATCCGACCCGGCGGATGCGCCTGTGCTGGCATGCGCCGCCAACTGCGGCTGTCGCTTCCTGGTCACTCTCAACCCGCGTCACTTCCCTGATAGATACGGCACCATGGAAGTGGTGACGCCTGGGGAGTTGATTGCGCGCGTGCGCCGTCATCTCACCGGGCTCGAGCCCCTCGACCTCCCCGACCACCGACCGTAA
- a CDS encoding AbrB/MazE/SpoVT family DNA-binding domain-containing protein, producing the protein MDSVAVMRDRGVLTLPKEVRERNDFQPGTRFQVIDLGQGTIVLTRQASILGELAEEISKAMDEAGVSLEDLLQAAREERERLYQQRYG; encoded by the coding sequence GTGGATTCGGTGGCGGTAATGAGGGACCGGGGAGTGCTGACCTTGCCCAAGGAGGTGCGGGAGCGCAATGACTTTCAGCCCGGCACCCGATTTCAGGTCATTGACCTAGGCCAAGGTACTATCGTTCTTACTCGCCAGGCGAGCATTCTGGGAGAACTGGCGGAGGAGATATCCAAGGCGATGGATGAGGCCGGGGTGAGTCTGGAAGACCTGCTCCAGGCGGCACGGGAAGAGAGGGAGCGCCTCTACCAGCAACGCTATGGGTAG
- a CDS encoding DUF4962 domain-containing protein: MQHPYLFFTEADLDTIRLKAQGAICGQILRSLVRVAEERLSWELYRPELVRPFAGYRHSAQNSLNYDEAYARSYVSQYRLSMLIRNLPEMYAFAYLMLGRREHLEAARRWLLTPARWDKRIWGAYADSEATIDEYSALELRSLELSGGTCVAVRPHPTEERKMPVFEDTGIFTTFKLRGMATAYDWLYPDLSEEERAHVAAALGYQGDRLYHHALNGNALLLGSILNHTWLDTAGLGLAGLALYYEHPTAREWVRFCRDRFVDVLLIRTVGEDGEFPEPCPYVWEYSYMSAAMFFEALRRVTGEDLLAHPAFLKVKDMLNRALTPAGGLAFDDDMMGFDRAEGVAYSFRPLMFLFASRFGDPEAQRYALYEGFDPPGSERGKFYPGGRWFPERRECNGHWEYLWCDESIVPQDPAAETPSALLRSTGWAILRSGWKPTDTYLAFRSGPYLGHHDRYDQNKIVLQAGGEKLLEHLYGANYLYFDYFKYTPGSNTILVDGQGQERVIEGGQHTAFMRQYKGENSNGRIVFFQAGPDFDAVVGDASRAYGDRLARFCRYVAFLKPDMFLVLDDLQAPEPVAFDWLAHSYGDIGIQGSDVRIRKPKAGLLIRSLLPEGAAWHLERTPPDSNGERLLKHLALRPTGRVKAVRFLTALFVSPLDGEGLPVSVHEEGERVVASVERGQEAVEVEFNLVEARVTRR, encoded by the coding sequence GTGCAGCACCCTTATCTCTTCTTCACCGAAGCCGACCTCGACACCATCCGCCTTAAGGCTCAGGGGGCCATCTGCGGCCAGATTCTCCGCTCCCTCGTTCGCGTGGCCGAGGAGAGGCTGAGCTGGGAGCTCTACCGGCCTGAGCTGGTGCGTCCCTTCGCCGGGTATCGGCACAGCGCCCAGAACAGCCTCAACTACGATGAGGCCTACGCTCGCAGCTACGTCTCCCAGTACCGGCTCTCCATGCTCATCCGCAACCTGCCGGAGATGTACGCTTTCGCCTACCTCATGCTGGGGCGCCGGGAGCACCTGGAGGCCGCCAGGAGGTGGCTGCTGACTCCGGCCCGGTGGGACAAGCGCATCTGGGGTGCTTACGCCGACTCGGAGGCCACCATAGACGAGTACTCCGCCCTGGAGCTGCGCTCGCTGGAACTGTCGGGCGGGACCTGCGTGGCCGTCCGGCCCCATCCTACCGAGGAACGCAAGATGCCGGTGTTCGAGGACACCGGCATCTTCACCACCTTCAAGCTGCGAGGCATGGCCACGGCCTACGACTGGTTGTACCCCGACCTGAGTGAGGAGGAGCGGGCGCACGTGGCCGCGGCACTGGGCTACCAGGGAGACCGGCTCTACCACCACGCTCTCAACGGCAATGCTCTGCTCCTGGGCTCCATCCTCAACCATACCTGGCTGGACACGGCCGGGCTGGGCCTGGCGGGGCTGGCCCTCTACTACGAGCATCCCACCGCCCGGGAGTGGGTGCGGTTCTGTCGCGACCGCTTCGTGGACGTCCTGCTGATCCGGACGGTGGGCGAGGACGGTGAGTTCCCAGAGCCCTGTCCCTACGTGTGGGAGTACTCCTACATGAGCGCGGCCATGTTCTTCGAGGCCCTGCGCCGCGTCACCGGCGAGGACCTGCTGGCCCATCCGGCCTTCCTCAAGGTCAAGGACATGCTCAACCGGGCCCTGACGCCCGCGGGTGGCTTAGCCTTCGACGATGACATGATGGGCTTCGACCGGGCGGAGGGTGTGGCCTACTCCTTCCGCCCCCTTATGTTCCTCTTCGCCTCCAGGTTCGGCGACCCCGAGGCGCAGCGGTACGCCCTGTACGAGGGGTTCGATCCGCCGGGGTCGGAGCGGGGGAAGTTCTACCCCGGCGGGCGGTGGTTCCCCGAGCGGCGGGAGTGCAACGGCCACTGGGAGTACCTGTGGTGCGACGAGTCTATCGTGCCTCAGGACCCGGCAGCCGAGACGCCCTCGGCTCTCCTGCGTAGCACCGGTTGGGCCATCCTGCGCTCTGGGTGGAAGCCCACCGACACCTACCTAGCCTTCCGTAGCGGCCCCTACCTCGGCCATCACGACCGCTACGACCAGAACAAGATCGTGCTCCAGGCGGGTGGAGAGAAGCTGCTGGAGCACCTCTACGGGGCCAACTACCTCTACTTCGACTACTTCAAGTACACCCCGGGCAGCAACACCATCCTCGTGGATGGGCAGGGGCAGGAAAGGGTGATAGAGGGAGGCCAGCATACAGCCTTCATGAGGCAGTACAAGGGGGAGAATAGCAACGGCAGGATCGTCTTCTTCCAGGCCGGGCCGGACTTCGATGCCGTGGTGGGGGACGCCTCCCGCGCCTACGGCGACCGGCTGGCCCGGTTCTGCCGGTACGTGGCCTTCCTCAAGCCGGACATGTTCCTGGTGCTGGACGACCTGCAGGCTCCGGAGCCGGTAGCCTTCGACTGGCTGGCCCACTCCTACGGCGACATCGGCATCCAGGGCAGCGACGTCCGCATCCGCAAGCCCAAAGCAGGGCTGCTGATACGCTCTCTCCTCCCCGAGGGTGCTGCCTGGCACCTGGAGCGCACGCCGCCGGACAGCAATGGCGAGCGCCTGCTCAAACACCTGGCACTGCGGCCGACAGGGAGGGTCAAGGCGGTGCGATTCCTGACCGCCCTGTTCGTATCGCCCCTGGACGGCGAGGGCCTGCCGGTGAGCGTGCACGAAGAGGGGGAGCGGGTGGTGGCGTCGGTTGAGCGCGGGCAGGAGGCGGTGGAAGTCGAGTTCAACCTGGTCGAGGCAAGAGTCACGCGACGATAG